TAACCCTTTCCACCTTTATTCTGATATTTACCGGATTGGGCCAGATGCCCATATATAAGCGTTATCTCCTCGACCAGGTCCCCGGATTCGCCTGGAGTTCAAATTATGAAATAACGGTATATGTTCACTATATTGCTGCTATTGCGCTGGTTTTTGCGGCAGTATTCCATGTGGTATACCATGGTATGTGCAGGCACTTCCACATCATACCCCGCAAGGGTGATCTGAAGGAATCATATCTCTTGGTAAAGGCTATGCTTACCAAGTGTGAAGAACCGCCATGCCACAAGTATCTTCCGGAACAGAGACTGGCCTATGTTTTTATCGCAGGAAGTCTGGGCACAATAATTATAACAGGAATTTTTAAAGTCCTGAAAAATCTTCCCACAATGGCGAACACCTTTTCCAATGACCTTATTTACTGGATGACAATGCTGCACAATATAGCAACCTTCATGGTTATTTTCGGAATCATTGCACACCTGGGGGCCTTTGTCTTCAAGGCGAACCGGGCTCTGCTGCCAAGTATTTTCAGCGGCAGAGTGGACCTGGAGTATATCAAACACAGGCACTGTCTCTGGTATGAGGACCTATGCTGTCAAGAGATTATTGCTCCGGAACAAATCAAGGGAACTTCTGCACTCGGAAATGACCGTGGGTGAAAATGGTAAGGCATTGTACCGATTTTTTACAGTGACACCGGATAAATCTAACCCGATAAACGGAGGTGGATATAATGTTTGGTCTTGGGCCTGCGGAACTGATTCTGATACTGGTAATTGCCCTGGTTATTTTCGGACCGGCAAAGCTGCCGGAAATGGGTAAGGCCCTGGGGTCAGGAATCAAGGAATTCAAGAAAGCGACTTCCAGTGTAAAGGATGAGATGCGCCTGGAGGCTGCAGATGATAAAAGCCAGGAGTTGGCAGATGATAAAAGCCAGGAGGCTGCAGATGCTGAACTGAAGAAAGGTTGATAACCTGCAAATGAAAGCAGCTGTAACTTTTTAAATAGGTATCCATACCCACCATGGAAACAGCGGGACTACAAGCCAAGTCCCGCTGTTTTTTTGCTGATTTATGAAGAAGGAGTTTAGATAAAAAAAGAGAAGTATACTAATAAACAGGGAATTAATGTAAAAAATGACAAATATTATTATCGTTATTCACTGAGGGAGGATTACAGTGCTTTTTACTATACTCAAAGAATCAAAGAGGTATTTTAATTATGAAAATTTCTTAGTTGACCCTTTCTTGATAAACTGGACACTCTAGAGTTAGGATTGCTCCTAATATCTCACAATTGCTTCGAATTTAGGAC
This Phosphitispora fastidiosa DNA region includes the following protein-coding sequences:
- a CDS encoding formate dehydrogenase subunit gamma, which produces MTAKNTVEKKPTILRHSLTVRLIHWTVTLSTFILIFTGLGQMPIYKRYLLDQVPGFAWSSNYEITVYVHYIAAIALVFAAVFHVVYHGMCRHFHIIPRKGDLKESYLLVKAMLTKCEEPPCHKYLPEQRLAYVFIAGSLGTIIITGIFKVLKNLPTMANTFSNDLIYWMTMLHNIATFMVIFGIIAHLGAFVFKANRALLPSIFSGRVDLEYIKHRHCLWYEDLCCQEIIAPEQIKGTSALGNDRG
- a CDS encoding Sec-independent protein translocase subunit TatA/TatB produces the protein MFGLGPAELILILVIALVIFGPAKLPEMGKALGSGIKEFKKATSSVKDEMRLEAADDKSQELADDKSQEAADAELKKG